The following coding sequences lie in one Rutidosis leptorrhynchoides isolate AG116_Rl617_1_P2 chromosome 4, CSIRO_AGI_Rlap_v1, whole genome shotgun sequence genomic window:
- the LOC139839894 gene encoding protein SGT1 homolog B-like: MASDLITKAKEAFIDDHFELAVDYYSQAIAINPNNADLFSDRAQANIKLENFTEAVSDANKAIELDPSNSKAYLRKGTACFKLEEYHTAKAAFEAGASLVPEDARFRDWIKKCDKCIAVENDELPTQSLNATPTEVVTKLDAAPKDAEQVNNVSREVATTAPAKPKYRDGFYQKPEEAVVTIFAKGIPANNVSVNFGEQILSVTIDVPGEEPYIFQPRLFGKIIPAKCKYAVLSTKIEIHLSKAEPIHWTSLEYSNNTMVVRSSNVSSVSNNRPAYPSSKPTKDWDKLEALVKKEEKDEKLDGDAALNKFFRDIYSDADEDTRRAMRKSFVESNGTVLSTNWKEVGSKEVEATAPDGMELRKWEY; encoded by the exons ATGGCATCTGATCTCATCACCAAAGCTAAAGAAGCTTTCATTGACGATCACTTTGAACTCGCCGTTGACTACTATTCTCAGGCCATAGCCATTAACCCTAACAACGCCGACCTCTTTTCTGACCGTGCTCAGGCCAACATTAAACTCGAAAACTTCACCG AAGCGGTTTCTGATGCAAACAAAGCAATTGAGTTGGACCCTTCAAATTCAAAGGCATATTTGCGCAAAGG CACTGCATGCTTCAAGCTTGAAGAATATCACACTGCTAAAGCAGCCTTTGAAGCTGGTGCTTCTTTAGTTCCAGAAGATGCACGATTCAGAGACTGGATAAAAAAGTGCGACAAGTGCATTGCCG TGGAAAATGACGAGTTACCAACACAATCACTTAATGCAACTCCTACTGAGGTTGTCACTAAACTTGATGCAGCTCCTAAAGATGCTGAACAAGTAAATAATGTTTCTAGAGAGGTTGCAACCACAGCGCCAGCTAAACCAAAATACAG GGATGGATTCTATCAGAAACCAGAGGAGGCAGTTGTGACCATATTTGCAAAGGGCATACCTGCTAATAATGTATCAGTTAACTTCGGAGAACAAATA TTAAGTGTTACCATTGACGTGCCTGGAGAAGAGCCGTATATTTTCCAACCTCGCTTGTTCGGAAAG ATAATCCCTGCAAAGTGCAAATATGCCGTTCTCTCAACAAAAATAGAAATCCATCTTTCAAAAGCGGAGCCAATACACTGGACATCTCTTGAATATAGCAATAATACTATGGTTGTGCGATCCAGCAATGTCTCATCAG TAAGCAACAACAGACCTGCGTACCCTTCCTCGAAACCGACAAAGGACTGGGATAAACTTGAGGCTCTAGTGAAAAAAGAG GAAAAAGACGAAAAGCTAGATGGCGATGCAGCTTTGAACAAGTTTTTCCGTGACATATATTCAGATGCAGATGAGGATACAAGAAGGGCCATGAGAAAATCTTTT GTGGAGTCGAATGGAACAGTGTTGTCGACAAACTGGAAAGAGGTGGGATCCAAGGAAGTTGAGGCAACGGCTCCAGATGGTATGGAACTCAGGAAATGGGAATATTAA